The candidate division WOR-3 bacterium genome window below encodes:
- a CDS encoding cyclic 2,3-diphosphoglycerate synthase, whose translation MRRVIIMGAAGRDFHNFNVYFRNNPDFRVICFTATQIPNIADRLYPRVLAGKGYPRGIPIEPEKKIAQMISKHKIDVVVFAYSDISHNYVMHRASEVIAAGADFWLLGPKSSMITSKRKVVSICAARTGSGKSQTTRRVCEILHNRGLKTSVIRHPMPYGDLKEQIVQKFSTLEDLDKHKCTIEEREEYEPHILRGNTVFAGVDYGLILKQAEKISDIIVWDGGNNDLSFYRSDLHIVVVDPFRTGDEMTYHPGETNVRMADVVLINKVDTAPRSSIELLKENIKKLNPQAVVLEAASPTSVDRPELVKGKAVVVIEDGPTLTHGGMSFGAGIVAAKKYNAGKIVDPKPYAIGSIKEAYVKYPQIGALIPALGYGKKQIKELEASINNTPADSIVMATPVDLRKFTKLNKPVAKIDYELEERSGPSLDNILKKYLKI comes from the coding sequence ATGCGGCGTGTCATTATTATGGGTGCAGCAGGAAGAGATTTCCATAATTTCAATGTCTATTTCAGAAATAATCCCGATTTTAGGGTGATTTGTTTTACCGCAACTCAAATACCCAATATTGCAGACAGATTGTATCCCAGAGTATTGGCGGGTAAGGGATATCCTCGAGGTATACCCATTGAACCCGAGAAAAAAATTGCGCAGATGATATCAAAACACAAGATCGACGTAGTTGTTTTCGCCTATTCGGATATTTCCCACAACTATGTCATGCATAGAGCATCCGAAGTGATAGCGGCCGGTGCGGATTTCTGGCTACTCGGGCCCAAATCTTCTATGATTACATCAAAACGGAAGGTCGTGTCGATCTGCGCAGCAAGAACCGGATCAGGCAAAAGCCAGACCACGCGCCGAGTCTGTGAAATACTACACAATCGCGGCTTGAAGACTTCAGTAATACGACATCCCATGCCCTACGGAGACCTCAAAGAACAGATCGTGCAGAAATTCTCTACGCTCGAAGATCTGGACAAGCACAAATGCACAATCGAAGAACGGGAAGAGTACGAACCGCATATTCTCAGAGGGAATACTGTGTTCGCCGGTGTCGATTATGGCCTGATATTGAAACAAGCCGAGAAGATCAGCGATATCATTGTCTGGGACGGAGGCAACAATGATCTGTCATTCTATAGATCAGACCTTCACATCGTCGTCGTGGATCCTTTCAGGACCGGAGATGAGATGACATATCATCCAGGCGAGACGAACGTGAGAATGGCCGATGTGGTCTTGATAAACAAGGTCGATACTGCGCCCCGTTCGAGTATTGAACTGCTCAAGGAAAACATAAAGAAACTGAACCCCCAGGCAGTTGTCCTTGAAGCGGCGTCACCCACTTCAGTCGACAGGCCAGAACTAGTGAAGGGCAAAGCGGTCGTGGTTATCGAAGATGGACCAACCTTGACCCACGGGGGTATGTCCTTTGGAGCAGGTATCGTTGCCGCGAAAAAATACAATGCTGGCAAGATTGTCGACCCGAAGCCCTATGCCATCGGTTCGATAAAAGAGGCTTACGTGAAATACCCGCAGATCGGGGCTCTGATACCAGCCCTTGGTTACGGTAAGAAACAGATAAAAGAACTTGAAGCAAGTATCAACAATACACCTGCCGATTCCATTGTCATGGCAACTCCGGTGGATTTAAGAAAATTTACGAAACTCAACAAACCTGTCGCAAAGATCGATTACGAGTTAGAGGAAAGGTCTGGACCGAGCTTGGATAACATCCTGAAGAAATACCTTAAGATCTAG
- a CDS encoding MFS transporter has translation MLNLIPRGYPRDIWVIFFARIVTAVGFSVSMPFFSLYMHNELGIKMTVVGIILMLATVTGAVLGIYGGELSDRRGRKWVMVRSLLWRFVIFAIMGFFIARRANILIITSLLVANNAFGSFFIPASQSYVADLTGVDKRTTAYGLLRIGGNFGWALGLILGGLLVTIDYSVLFYFTSACMLVGAVLLIRFSKESLHAAAKSKSRPVGLREILSVTADQRFLKFTIICTVIFMVWGQLVYPLSVYSVNSIGITKPQLSILFSINGLLVVFFQYLVTNLIPPKKELSGLWVGSVIYGIGYLVVGFAAGMNLLILAVVVITIGEMVVTPTSLSYASIIAKDAHTGRYLGFFNLAQSLGWAVAPLVGGILIDTFTGRSLEMWAIICGLAFLAAIGFSLFKKQFNNKL, from the coding sequence ATGCTGAATCTAATACCGCGCGGTTACCCGCGCGACATCTGGGTCATATTCTTCGCCCGTATCGTTACCGCGGTCGGTTTCTCGGTCTCGATGCCATTCTTCAGTCTGTACATGCACAATGAACTCGGCATAAAAATGACGGTCGTCGGCATAATCTTGATGCTTGCCACGGTCACCGGTGCGGTACTGGGTATTTACGGTGGAGAATTGAGTGATCGGCGCGGCAGAAAATGGGTAATGGTCCGCTCGCTGCTATGGCGCTTCGTCATCTTCGCGATCATGGGTTTTTTCATTGCCCGGCGCGCGAATATTTTGATCATCACATCACTTCTGGTCGCGAACAATGCTTTCGGCTCATTCTTCATACCGGCCTCACAGTCATATGTCGCAGACCTCACCGGAGTCGATAAGAGGACGACTGCCTATGGGCTGTTAAGAATAGGCGGCAATTTCGGTTGGGCACTCGGGTTGATACTTGGCGGACTGTTGGTGACTATTGATTATTCTGTTCTCTTCTATTTCACGTCTGCCTGCATGTTAGTTGGCGCGGTCTTGCTGATAAGGTTCAGTAAAGAATCACTGCATGCGGCGGCTAAGAGCAAGTCACGGCCTGTTGGGCTCAGGGAAATATTGTCTGTTACCGCTGACCAGCGATTCCTTAAATTCACGATAATCTGCACGGTAATCTTCATGGTCTGGGGCCAGCTCGTCTATCCGCTTTCAGTTTACAGCGTCAACAGCATCGGTATCACAAAACCGCAACTCAGCATACTATTTTCTATCAACGGCCTCCTTGTCGTGTTTTTTCAGTATCTGGTCACCAATCTAATACCGCCAAAGAAAGAACTGTCAGGATTGTGGGTCGGCTCGGTCATATACGGGATCGGATATCTTGTGGTCGGGTTCGCTGCCGGCATGAACCTTCTCATACTGGCAGTCGTAGTAATAACGATCGGCGAAATGGTCGTGACACCCACAAGCCTCAGCTACGCCTCAATAATCGCCAAAGATGCTCACACCGGCAGATACCTTGGATTTTTCAATCTTGCGCAGTCTCTAGGCTGGGCTGTTGCACCACTCGTCGGCGGTATTCTGATCGACACATTCACCGGACGTTCTCTGGAGATGTGGGCCATTATCTGCGGTCTTGCTTTTTTGGCCGCTATCGGTTTCTCTCTATTCAAAAAGCAATTCAACAACAAGCTGTAA
- a CDS encoding tetratricopeptide repeat protein: protein MFDIFSVKDPQKALQKAHDYIREDRKEAAIKVLEENLTDDAESFDLFQELARLYYDAEERGRAVELLRRVQRIVPSRADEVIAQLSDLFYHHTSIDAGDFLVQLYNSQQRYEEISKILLALSEHDRNLLVKKYEKAKQSIENKDVVLKHDFDNMIILSSLKFFLGASEEGVAVMEPLMVMDLFKKPLLSWARVIARERYGDSFAVLLLLKVQLANDDYEGALAQAQRIFDKFPDASDLLIEILSAVKPPPAVQPAYTQMLTDLYITQGDLDTSIEQLQQVLEEETKDVDTVIKDLRKLEVVNPKNLKILYTLADAYLRAKRIPLAVSELNKIFEIDEGQYEEVLKRYQQAFEQKQNDPYVIQGLVNLYLKHDDVAAAVGVIESVYAVDPGLLNEYIPNLNAILEKDVENVKALYLLGQCYARKGDRESALLLFHRLMDRGKYEYVNEAATEISETHPQDVEYVNLRATSLVMLDRPEEAMRVLMDFLEIEPDQLVRLFPSFDLIVNRKPELFVSIEPLYKKYRKVDTFVAELAMARAYAYTGQYRKSVSGFERCFKIQEEKDVTKRALIEVIKERPNAVPLLLAAARLFISEGEMEIATQFFKTAQSVDPQAFFEIINEFYDAIKSFPKDREARTLLVETFFDRGMWDKVIEESRRAVEVFDKDAHYFNLKLGQALVEVGQLSDAVRPLMISLDGDEDYSSEVIEFLDRILKTDKSNVPAHFARGRALSKAGRIDEAVEEYLLTAKILPTRSGHVLAELKTLASRVMAHPKIMFALGMIELSLQKNNDAVDDLMKAAELESSFVRKVIPLLERLHKDESSPLLSFSLAKLYYVTGLKSSAIEFFMEAHEHDKKYREPVIAEMKKICADNPQDIEARKKLAEIYFSYHNWEDTLTLFDEIYELDKKESDWLKSYVGRIIPADFQSPPAYYFLARIFIDEGENAKGVEVYRKLVQMVPTETVNVMSTLSGYKEKAADVLLYLGDLYIDSGYAKESIEVLDELLSEESSYVEQVANRLERLIEKYPGVGDAHILLGRAYAYQNNYESSIRSFEKAMQLMPDRDDVVLKFGQLLHEAGEAERAIKIYSELLTRTRDRKSVYRMIKKAREDYYRERIATLQGGDDNKRLERAHLYLLMNKTEDAERELNFEAGDEAVSKRHAVLRARLFLRKKRPMDALEIVQMLPLDKETAETYADVYEAMGSFGAAALALKQSGIDGMEQRISSFEKLAQAKRATKGKYFVEGRT from the coding sequence GTGTTTGATATATTCAGCGTGAAGGACCCTCAGAAAGCCCTGCAAAAAGCACATGACTACATCCGCGAAGATAGGAAAGAGGCGGCGATCAAAGTACTCGAAGAGAACCTGACAGATGATGCAGAATCGTTTGATCTCTTCCAGGAACTTGCACGTCTTTATTATGATGCTGAAGAACGTGGGCGTGCAGTAGAGTTATTACGCAGAGTTCAGAGAATAGTACCATCGAGGGCGGACGAAGTAATTGCTCAATTATCCGATTTATTCTACCACCATACTTCAATTGATGCTGGAGATTTTCTCGTTCAACTTTACAACTCGCAGCAAAGGTATGAAGAGATAAGCAAGATTCTACTGGCCCTGAGCGAGCACGATAGAAATCTTCTGGTTAAAAAATATGAAAAGGCAAAACAGAGCATTGAGAATAAGGACGTCGTATTGAAACACGATTTTGATAATATGATCATTCTTTCTTCGCTGAAGTTCTTTCTGGGTGCAAGTGAGGAAGGTGTTGCCGTTATGGAACCGCTCATGGTCATGGATCTTTTCAAGAAACCTTTGCTGAGCTGGGCGCGTGTTATTGCAAGAGAGCGATACGGTGATTCTTTTGCCGTGCTGCTGCTTCTTAAAGTACAGTTGGCGAACGACGATTATGAAGGGGCGTTGGCGCAGGCCCAGCGGATATTTGATAAATTCCCGGATGCTTCTGATCTGCTCATTGAGATCCTGTCGGCGGTAAAGCCACCGCCAGCCGTTCAACCAGCATATACGCAAATGCTTACCGACCTGTACATAACCCAGGGCGATTTGGATACTTCTATTGAACAGTTACAGCAGGTGCTCGAAGAAGAAACGAAGGATGTGGACACGGTCATCAAGGATTTGAGGAAATTGGAGGTGGTTAATCCGAAGAACTTGAAGATTCTCTACACTCTTGCCGATGCTTATCTGCGTGCAAAGAGAATTCCCCTGGCGGTTAGCGAACTCAACAAAATATTCGAAATTGATGAAGGGCAGTACGAAGAGGTTCTCAAGCGGTATCAACAAGCATTTGAACAGAAGCAGAACGATCCATATGTGATCCAGGGACTTGTCAATCTGTACCTTAAGCACGATGACGTTGCAGCTGCCGTCGGTGTCATTGAATCGGTGTATGCAGTGGATCCGGGTTTGTTGAATGAATATATTCCAAATCTCAATGCGATTTTAGAAAAGGATGTGGAAAACGTAAAAGCGCTTTATCTGCTCGGTCAGTGCTATGCGCGGAAAGGAGATCGGGAGAGCGCTTTGCTCCTCTTTCACAGATTGATGGACAGAGGAAAGTACGAATATGTCAACGAGGCGGCTACCGAAATCAGCGAAACTCATCCGCAGGATGTTGAGTATGTTAACTTGCGTGCAACGAGTCTTGTTATGCTTGACAGACCGGAAGAGGCAATGAGAGTGCTCATGGATTTTCTCGAGATCGAACCGGACCAGCTTGTTCGTTTGTTTCCTTCATTTGACCTGATTGTAAACAGGAAACCGGAACTCTTTGTCAGTATCGAACCTCTGTACAAAAAATACAGGAAGGTAGATACGTTCGTGGCGGAGCTGGCCATGGCACGGGCATATGCGTACACCGGTCAATACAGGAAATCTGTCAGTGGTTTTGAGAGATGCTTCAAGATTCAGGAAGAAAAAGATGTGACGAAACGAGCCCTTATCGAGGTGATAAAAGAAAGACCGAACGCGGTTCCGCTATTACTCGCCGCGGCGCGTCTGTTTATCAGTGAAGGCGAGATGGAAATCGCCACCCAATTTTTCAAGACGGCACAATCGGTTGACCCGCAGGCCTTTTTTGAAATCATCAACGAATTCTACGATGCCATCAAGTCTTTTCCCAAAGATAGGGAAGCCCGGACATTGTTGGTTGAAACATTCTTTGACCGCGGAATGTGGGATAAGGTGATAGAAGAATCACGTCGCGCGGTTGAGGTTTTTGATAAGGATGCGCATTATTTCAATCTCAAGCTTGGTCAAGCGCTGGTTGAAGTGGGGCAATTGAGTGATGCCGTGAGACCTTTGATGATTTCTTTGGATGGTGATGAGGATTATTCGTCCGAAGTCATTGAGTTCCTGGATAGAATACTGAAAACCGACAAGAGCAATGTGCCGGCCCATTTTGCACGGGGGCGTGCACTGAGCAAAGCTGGACGCATCGATGAAGCGGTCGAAGAGTATCTGCTCACGGCAAAGATTCTTCCCACAAGATCTGGGCATGTACTTGCCGAGTTGAAGACGCTCGCATCAAGGGTCATGGCTCATCCAAAGATCATGTTCGCTCTCGGTATGATAGAACTGAGTTTACAGAAAAACAATGATGCGGTAGACGATCTTATGAAAGCTGCTGAGCTAGAGTCGTCGTTCGTGCGCAAAGTCATTCCTCTTCTTGAACGTCTGCATAAGGACGAATCAAGTCCGCTGCTCAGCTTCTCGCTGGCCAAATTGTACTACGTGACCGGCCTCAAGAGTTCAGCAATTGAATTTTTCATGGAGGCTCACGAACATGACAAGAAGTATCGGGAGCCGGTGATCGCCGAGATGAAGAAAATTTGTGCCGATAATCCGCAGGACATAGAGGCTCGTAAGAAGTTGGCGGAGATTTATTTCAGTTATCATAATTGGGAAGATACGCTCACATTATTTGACGAGATATATGAATTGGACAAAAAGGAAAGCGATTGGCTGAAAAGTTACGTCGGCCGGATCATTCCGGCAGATTTCCAGTCACCTCCTGCTTATTACTTTCTTGCACGTATTTTTATTGATGAAGGCGAGAATGCAAAGGGTGTCGAGGTTTATAGAAAATTGGTCCAGATGGTGCCAACCGAAACAGTCAATGTCATGAGTACGCTGAGCGGGTACAAAGAGAAGGCAGCCGACGTATTACTTTATCTGGGTGACCTGTATATTGATAGTGGGTATGCCAAGGAGTCCATCGAAGTTCTTGACGAACTTCTTTCCGAAGAATCTTCATATGTCGAGCAGGTTGCCAATCGGTTAGAGAGATTGATTGAGAAATACCCTGGTGTCGGCGATGCGCATATATTACTGGGTAGAGCGTATGCCTATCAGAACAACTATGAGAGCTCAATAAGATCTTTCGAGAAAGCAATGCAGTTGATGCCGGATCGCGATGATGTTGTGCTTAAATTTGGGCAGTTGCTGCACGAAGCAGGGGAGGCAGAACGGGCGATCAAGATTTACTCTGAGCTTCTTACAAGGACGAGAGATCGGAAGTCGGTCTATCGTATGATCAAGAAAGCGCGCGAAGATTACTACAGAGAAAGGATAGCCACATTGCAGGGTGGGGACGACAACAAGAGGTTGGAGAGGGCTCATCTGTACCTCTTGATGAATAAAACTGAGGATGCGGAACGCGAGCTCAATTTTGAGGCGGGCGACGAAGCGGTATCCAAACGTCATGCTGTGTTGAGAGCACGACTCTTTTTGAGGAAGAAGCGCCCGATGGACGCACTCGAGATCGTACAGATGTTGCCGCTCGACAAAGAAACCGCTGAGACATATGCGGATGTTTATGAGGCGATGGGCTCGTTCGGTGCCGCGGCTCTTGCGCTGAAGCAATCTGGTATTGATGGCATGGAACAGCGCATAAGCAGTTTTGAGAAACTTGCACAAGCCAAGAGGGCAACAAAGGGCAAGTATTTTGTCGAAGGGAGGACCTGA
- a CDS encoding tetratricopeptide repeat protein, with protein sequence MKCPFLIKRRDVYDDSGKKVDEEVELLACLKNECMVYDSATKLCSLLSSNMKTGVLIDDYKKGVKELRDEMSRGTDALGEGVSAAGVKLQDEIASRLDVQKKQIEVMILGFDKLQEAFSTKFEELNGGLQNFGSTVADKITALGEVLEKQADGLKATVLSLQEKVAEFSASNMRVSDTLLTGINGVGGRIGEELSGLKTQNAEMIDAAVKGLVAKFEDLYRVLSSMSESTGTQSQSLIDRITSIDEVMKTVVNELRFDISSTADRFRDEMSGYLDGVKSEIVNMKTGQAASLDSIRGDFTDVRDLFTKAASNLESMTAMMDNLNNNYLQSLGKIAALAEGMRTGVAEVGESMAQSMKGVTSEASDRLSAVGKQYEKTFDAVEKFAEKFEDLNNRVIEMTSLITREFTESLDRQTKLSEYTKDILENIQSFLQKEADRFEKEQELSRKKTALDHFDRATLYFYRGNYELALNEIDRALEIDNTAEYFNLKGLILAELGKYEDSKDAYLHAIELEPEFSELHNNLGLLYLRMKNVNEAVLSFEESVKKNVNNAMAYVNLGRALIELEKFEEALKAYNKALQIDPSNQEAREAVKLYKEGKIEA encoded by the coding sequence ATGAAGTGCCCCTTTCTGATCAAGAGAAGGGACGTGTATGATGACAGTGGTAAAAAGGTCGACGAGGAGGTGGAACTGCTTGCATGTTTGAAAAATGAATGCATGGTATATGATAGCGCAACGAAACTCTGCTCGCTACTTTCGTCGAACATGAAAACCGGCGTGCTTATCGATGATTATAAGAAAGGCGTAAAGGAATTGAGGGACGAAATGTCCCGCGGTACCGATGCGCTGGGTGAAGGTGTATCTGCCGCAGGGGTCAAGTTGCAGGATGAGATTGCCAGCCGTCTGGACGTTCAGAAGAAACAAATCGAAGTCATGATACTGGGCTTCGATAAGTTGCAGGAAGCCTTCAGCACAAAATTTGAGGAATTGAACGGTGGTCTCCAGAACTTTGGCAGCACAGTTGCAGATAAGATCACGGCGCTTGGCGAGGTCCTTGAGAAACAGGCCGACGGCCTGAAGGCGACCGTATTGTCACTGCAGGAAAAGGTAGCAGAATTCAGTGCTAGCAACATGCGTGTTTCCGATACGCTACTTACAGGAATAAACGGCGTGGGCGGTCGTATAGGCGAAGAGCTGTCGGGCCTCAAGACACAGAATGCTGAAATGATTGATGCGGCGGTCAAAGGTCTGGTCGCGAAATTCGAAGATTTGTATCGGGTTCTGTCCTCGATGTCTGAGTCGACCGGTACGCAAAGTCAATCCCTGATCGATAGAATAACAAGTATTGATGAAGTGATGAAAACGGTGGTAAATGAATTGCGTTTCGACATATCGTCAACTGCTGACCGGTTCAGGGACGAGATGAGTGGTTATCTCGATGGTGTGAAGAGTGAAATCGTCAACATGAAGACGGGGCAGGCAGCATCACTGGACAGCATACGCGGCGATTTTACGGATGTACGTGATCTTTTCACCAAAGCAGCATCGAATCTCGAATCCATGACGGCGATGATGGATAATCTTAACAACAACTATCTCCAGTCCCTGGGTAAGATCGCTGCGCTGGCTGAAGGTATGAGAACGGGTGTCGCGGAGGTCGGGGAGTCGATGGCACAGTCAATGAAGGGCGTGACAAGCGAAGCGAGCGATCGGCTCAGCGCGGTCGGCAAACAGTACGAGAAGACCTTTGATGCTGTAGAGAAATTCGCCGAAAAATTCGAGGATTTGAACAATCGCGTTATTGAAATGACTTCTTTGATCACTCGTGAATTCACCGAATCACTGGACCGGCAGACGAAGTTATCTGAATACACGAAAGACATCCTTGAAAATATCCAGAGCTTCTTGCAGAAAGAAGCGGACAGATTTGAGAAAGAACAGGAACTCAGCAGGAAGAAGACCGCACTTGATCATTTCGACCGGGCAACCCTTTACTTCTATCGTGGTAATTACGAATTAGCATTGAACGAAATAGACCGGGCGTTAGAGATCGACAATACCGCCGAGTATTTCAATCTCAAGGGTTTGATCCTCGCCGAGTTAGGCAAGTACGAGGATTCAAAAGACGCTTACCTCCATGCGATTGAGCTGGAGCCTGAATTTTCTGAATTGCATAACAACTTGGGATTGTTGTATTTGAGGATGAAAAACGTCAACGAAGCCGTTCTGTCGTTCGAGGAATCGGTGAAAAAGAATGTGAACAATGCAATGGCATATGTGAATCTGGGTAGGGCGTTGATCGAATTAGAGAAATTTGAGGAAGCGTTGAAGGCATACAACAAAGCCCTCCAGATCGATCCTTCTAACCAGGAAGCAAGGGAAGCAGTCAAGCTCTACAAAGAAGGCAAGATCGAGGCGTGA
- the ppdK gene encoding pyruvate, phosphate dikinase produces MSKKLVYEFGGKKATGNAKMKNLLGGKGANLAEMTNLGIPVPPGFTITTEVCNYYYEHKRALPKKLKEEVRKSIRNVEKIMDRKFGDAGNPLLVSVRSGARRSMPGMMETVLNIGLTEKTIPGLIKQSGDERFVYDAYRRLIMMYSDVVMEKGAGVEPKNEESGIRRQLEKVMDNMKKEKNYRNDLDLNAEDLKELCARFKRKIKQTLESDFPDDHNKQLWGGIEAVFASWNGKRAVSYRRIEGIPNEWGTAVNVQAMVFGNMGKDSATGVGFTRNPGNGENKFYGEYLINAQGEDVVAGIRTPAPINEYSKSDHNKKLVTLEKAMPTIYRELYSYQKRLERHYKDMQDIEFTIENDKLYMLQTRVGKRNGPAAVKMAMDMLKEKLVTKEEAVMRVTPDQLDELLHPMVDPQAELAKKPIARGLPAGPGGATGQIVFSSNAAVEWTKAGKQVILVREETNPEDVEGMRAAQAILTARGGMTSHAALVARGWGKCCIVGCSDLQINHEKKEISVAGKTLHEGEWITLNGTRGNVYDGQLPMIAAAEENVLLQQFLKVCDSIRTLGVRANADTPDDAHRARNFGAQGIGLMRTEHMFYGKGSEEPLFRLRKMIVSKTPEERRKALEELYPYVKKDIKDVLEAMNGLPVVMRLLDPPLHEFVPREKSKLEQLAKDLNISLEELMQRADALHESNPMMGHRGVRLGVTYPEITSMQVRAIFEAAAELIKEGKDPYPEIMVPVVAEAKELEDQKQIVDTIYKEILAKYGLKKIKHMYGTMIEIPRACIVADKIAEPVEFFSYGTNDLTQMGFGFSRDDIGGFLAEYIKKGILPEDPFQSIDQSGIGELIRIGIERGRATNPNLEIGICGEHGGDPRSVHFCHRVSMNYVSCSPFRVPIARLAAAHATLLYKTNRKAVKKSKPKAKKK; encoded by the coding sequence ATGTCAAAAAAACTTGTTTATGAATTTGGTGGCAAGAAGGCCACGGGCAACGCCAAAATGAAAAACCTGCTTGGCGGTAAAGGCGCAAATCTCGCGGAAATGACCAATCTCGGTATTCCCGTGCCGCCCGGGTTCACGATAACGACCGAGGTCTGTAATTACTACTACGAACATAAACGCGCGCTGCCGAAGAAATTGAAGGAAGAAGTCAGGAAGTCAATACGCAACGTCGAGAAGATCATGGATCGAAAATTCGGCGATGCCGGCAACCCGCTTCTCGTTTCAGTAAGATCCGGCGCGCGTCGCTCAATGCCTGGTATGATGGAAACAGTATTGAACATCGGACTAACCGAAAAGACAATCCCCGGATTGATCAAACAGAGTGGCGACGAACGTTTTGTTTACGACGCGTACCGCAGGCTCATCATGATGTACTCGGACGTAGTCATGGAAAAAGGTGCGGGTGTCGAACCTAAAAATGAAGAGTCGGGAATCCGCCGACAGCTGGAAAAGGTCATGGATAATATGAAAAAAGAAAAGAATTATCGTAATGACCTCGATCTCAACGCTGAAGACTTGAAAGAACTTTGCGCCAGATTCAAGAGGAAGATCAAGCAAACTCTCGAGAGCGATTTCCCGGACGATCATAACAAGCAACTCTGGGGCGGTATAGAAGCCGTCTTCGCTTCGTGGAACGGCAAAAGGGCTGTCAGCTACCGGCGCATTGAAGGTATTCCCAATGAGTGGGGAACTGCCGTCAATGTGCAGGCAATGGTCTTTGGTAACATGGGTAAAGATTCTGCCACGGGCGTCGGGTTTACAAGAAATCCAGGCAACGGTGAGAACAAATTCTACGGTGAATACCTGATCAACGCGCAGGGTGAGGACGTCGTCGCCGGCATCCGCACTCCGGCGCCGATAAATGAGTATTCCAAGTCCGACCACAACAAAAAGCTCGTTACCCTGGAGAAAGCTATGCCCACCATCTACAGAGAACTGTACAGCTATCAAAAACGTCTCGAGCGTCACTATAAAGACATGCAGGATATTGAATTCACAATCGAGAACGACAAACTCTACATGCTCCAGACAAGGGTCGGAAAAAGAAATGGACCCGCCGCGGTCAAGATGGCAATGGACATGCTCAAGGAAAAGCTCGTAACGAAGGAAGAAGCCGTGATGCGTGTTACGCCCGACCAGCTCGACGAGCTACTGCATCCAATGGTTGATCCCCAGGCAGAGTTAGCCAAGAAACCAATTGCCAGAGGTCTTCCAGCAGGACCCGGCGGAGCAACCGGGCAGATCGTCTTTTCATCCAATGCTGCCGTGGAATGGACAAAAGCAGGCAAGCAAGTGATTCTTGTGCGCGAGGAGACGAACCCCGAGGATGTGGAAGGCATGAGAGCAGCGCAGGCAATACTCACGGCAAGAGGTGGCATGACATCGCACGCCGCGCTTGTAGCCCGCGGTTGGGGCAAGTGCTGCATAGTAGGCTGTAGCGACCTGCAAATCAACCACGAAAAGAAGGAAATTTCTGTGGCGGGAAAGACCCTTCATGAAGGTGAATGGATAACCCTCAACGGCACCAGGGGTAATGTCTATGATGGACAACTTCCGATGATAGCAGCGGCCGAAGAGAATGTACTATTGCAGCAATTTCTCAAAGTCTGTGATTCGATTCGTACGCTCGGCGTCCGGGCAAATGCAGATACCCCTGATGATGCGCACAGGGCAAGAAATTTCGGCGCCCAGGGTATCGGACTCATGCGCACCGAGCACATGTTTTACGGTAAAGGTTCTGAGGAACCGCTCTTTAGACTACGTAAGATGATCGTCTCCAAAACTCCGGAAGAACGAAGAAAGGCGCTCGAAGAACTCTACCCCTATGTGAAAAAGGACATAAAAGACGTACTCGAAGCAATGAACGGCCTGCCAGTTGTCATGCGGCTGCTTGACCCTCCACTCCACGAATTTGTGCCGCGGGAAAAGAGTAAGCTTGAACAACTAGCAAAGGATTTGAATATATCTCTGGAAGAACTCATGCAGCGCGCTGACGCTCTGCACGAATCAAACCCGATGATGGGTCATCGCGGTGTAAGGCTTGGAGTTACTTATCCAGAGATCACGAGCATGCAGGTAAGAGCGATCTTTGAAGCGGCAGCGGAGCTGATAAAAGAAGGGAAGGACCCCTATCCCGAAATCATGGTGCCGGTCGTCGCCGAGGCAAAGGAACTCGAGGATCAGAAGCAGATCGTCGATACAATATATAAGGAAATCCTCGCAAAGTACGGTCTCAAGAAAATAAAACACATGTATGGAACAATGATCGAGATCCCGAGGGCATGCATCGTTGCCGACAAGATAGCAGAACCCGTCGAATTTTTCTCCTACGGCACCAATGATCTAACCCAGATGGGTTTCGGTTTTTCACGTGACGATATCGGAGGCTTCCTGGCAGAATACATAAAGAAAGGAATCCTCCCCGAAGATCCTTTCCAGAGCATTGATCAATCGGGTATCGGCGAGCTGATCAGGATCGGCATAGAGCGGGGACGCGCGACAAACCCTAATCTGGAAATAGGAATATGCGGTGAGCACGGGGGTGATCCACGCTCGGTACACTTCTGTCACCGGGTGTCCATGAATTATGTGTCCTGCTCGCCATTCCGAGTTCCGATCGCACGTCTTGCTGCTGCTCACGCAACCTTACTTTACAAAACAAATAGAAAAGCAGTAAAAAAATCAAAACCCAAAGCAAAGAAGAAGTAG